taagaataaaatctAGTGGGATTAGGTTACATGTCTAGATCATTacattcttcttttgttcttATTTTAACGAAGCTACAAGAAAGAGCTATCGGGTATCAAGAACACAAAATGCTCAATAATGATGTGTGGACATCATCAACGACTGCCACCACCACTACTTGCGTTCTTTGGTATCAAATTGAACTTTGattattaaagaaaataaaaatcaagtttAAAGTCTTGGGTTCCAAAAGCTTCACACTACTACCTAGCTAGAATGGACGGCTATATTCTGATTCTTGCTATAAAGATATGCTTTCAACTGAGAGTGTCTTCAAAGAGACTCGCAATTTGCTTGGTCCTTGAAAAGGAAGCTTTCTAGTCTTTGTAATGGAAGGCCTCTCGACTTTTTAAACACTCAACTAGTCAGATTTTAAATCCGCAGTTCTGAATCTTTCCATTATTCACTGATGTCATTTTATAGCAGGGATGAAAATGCACAGAATGCAAGTCAATACTGGTCGATTGCTTAACCTCAGTTCTTAGTGTTTAAAAGCGTCTTTAGGTTTATGGAAATTACCCTCATTCTAATGTGGTTTTGAGTTAGCATTATATTGAATTTCATGAACCCCatgcattcaaaaaaaaaaaaaaaaactcaaatttttAAATGAAAAGTTTCAAACTCCAGGTGTCTTAGATAGCATAGAATTGGGCTCTTGGCTTGAATTTACTGGTAACGAGTGGAATAGTCAAGCCAACAAGTGCAATGCATAACCACTCCATGACCAGCAAGCACTGACTATCCAGTTAAGTAAACAAGCCAACCTCCGGTTCGAAAAAGAGTGCACCAGCCAAGCCTAAAAACAACATTTCTAAGCTAACTTGGCTTAGCAGTTGCATCCATAAACAAAGGAGGGTAGCTCAAGTTTTTCTGGCTTACTGGTGGTACTTCAACAGTTCTACCGCTTGAGTTTGGACCTTCTGCTATGGTTACTGTTTTGCTTGGGGCTCTCCTTTCGGACTAGTTGCAGGCAGATAGAGTGATACTATATCCAAAACAAAAATATCAATGAACAACTTGAAATACTATTACTAGTATTACAGTACTCGATCGTCTTTCAGACTAGAATCTCACACAAAATTCTTAAAGTATTCTTCTTACATTAAACTTTTAGTTAGATTGGAAAAACCTAAGCTTAAGACCATTGTTAACCGTACTCCAAATACCTCCAGCAGAAAAGGCCAAGCTAAAGGCAATCCCTAACCAACCAAGGGTCCAGTTGAGATACCAACTAAAGCTATACTTTGGGGGCTTCCTTATGAGAGCCCACATGAAACAGGGGTAAGCAAATGTTACTGGAAGAGTAACACCTCCTAAGAGACCAGCAAGACTAGAGAGAAAAGGGAATGCAACTCCAATGAAGAAGGAAATGAAACCACACAAAACTCGGAAACCAGATCGCACCCAAATGGAGCAAGGCCGATTCGTGCGACTCGTATATCCTGCTTCAAAGCTGTCAAAAACGGGCATTGAGTAGATCTGGTAGCTGCTTAGACAGTTGAACACAACCAAGAGGAAAGTTGTTGCTAGAAGCCCTCTCGAAATATCGTGATTGTGAAATCCGTACAAGGCATTTAGAATTCCTGACGAAGGCATCTATACGAGAAGAAAATAGCATATCAGGATTTTGATTACACAAAACAAACTCAAGTATACACATGTGTTTCTAGCTCTAAAATCATAAACAGCAACCCAAGCACTGAATAAATTTTCCACATTTACATCCAACAAACCGATGATTCAATGAGCGGAAGTAACAATCTACTGGAACAGATCTTATCATATTTCTATTAGCTGACAGATTAACATAAGATGCGACTTTCATCTAAAATTCAGCTGGAGGGATCACACTATACCCTGTAATTTATGGAATGATAATCAAGGGTAGATTTCTGTTTATATATCCATGTATTATAAATGTTCTGAGATGTTATAGCAGCTGTACCCTTTTTGTACTAATGTGATAGTTTTCAAGGAAATCCCTGAATCTGGATATCGGTTTGCATTAAAGTAACAAGTGCAGTTACCAGATTTCCATAAGCCCAGAATCCTCCTATGGCGACAGGGAACACACACATAGCAATTAAGGTATAGGCAACCTTGGCTCCTCTCCACATGGGCACGTGTGCAGGGTGCTTAAAAGTAGACGGCATGGTCGCCTGAAAGATTCCAAAGTGTAATCTTCTTTAGCATTTCAATAactcaatgaagttttcaacaaGTGCAAGCATATATTATTACTAATACGATAACTCCATTACCTGAATTTCAAGGGCTAGGTTGTGTCCTCTAAATGCAAAGGCAATAACCCCTAAAGCATTAAATATTGAAAAGGTTGAAGCAGTTGCTGTAGGCGAAGAAATTGGCTGGTAAGACATGGACGGCGGTCTCATTTGAGATACAGAAAGAACCCACACTATTGTGCAATACACAATGGCTGTGATCGCTCCGACTAGAGATAATCCAGCTATCGAGTTAAGATTCGGTAGTTGAGACAAAACAATGCTGAGAGAAGTGAAAACCAGATACCACTCGACAGTCGTCAAAGGATTGGAACTACAAGCAGGACCACAAACTATCTGAAAGAACAATTTCATGGTTTCTCCCCCTATGAGAATCAAGGCTGTTCCAGTTCCTGCTGATAGATATACTGTTGGAAATAAAGCTAACCACACACCCAGCCTTTCTCCTGATCAAATAGAAATTAACCTCATTATAAAGAGATAACAAATATGCAACCCAATCAAATGTTTTCTGGAGAAAGAGAGCAAGAGATCTCACCAAAAGCTGCTTGAGCAAGTTCCACATATCTGTTGTATCTCTTCCCAGGAACTGCTTCATGTAGCTGGACTAAAACCCACAGTGTATACAGTTGCCAGAAGTAAGCTATTGTCAAAGCGATTATTCCCCAACTCCTGAAATTTACACCCAAAAAATAATCCCATAAATTAATGTCAAAACAAGAAATAGCAATTAAATAAATGAACATC
This DNA window, taken from Papaver somniferum cultivar HN1 chromosome 3, ASM357369v1, whole genome shotgun sequence, encodes the following:
- the LOC113357629 gene encoding lysine histidine transporter-like 8 — protein: MDERPEMELMSIPTTPRVSTPEILTPTGQRSPRSIRLGGSKDQTKSSWTPTSLISPRFLSPIGTPMKKVIVNMKGYLEEVGHITKLNPQDAWLPITESRNGNAHYAAFHNLNAGIGFQALLLPVAFSYLGWSWGIIALTIAYFWQLYTLWVLVQLHEAVPGKRYNRYVELAQAAFGERLGVWLALFPTVYLSAGTGTALILIGGETMKLFFQIVCGPACSSNPLTTVEWYLVFTSLSIVLSQLPNLNSIAGLSLVGAITAIVYCTIVWVLSVSQMRPPSMSYQPISSPTATASTFSIFNALGVIAFAFRGHNLALEIQATMPSTFKHPAHVPMWRGAKVAYTLIAMCVFPVAIGGFWAYGNLMPSSGILNALYGFHNHDISRGLLATTFLLVVFNCLSSYQIYSMPVFDSFEAGYTSRTNRPCSIWVRSGFRVLCGFISFFIGVAFPFLSSLAGLLGGVTLPVTFAYPCFMWALIRKPPKYSFSWYLNWTLGWLGIAFSLAFSAGGIWSTVNNGLKLRFFQSN